One part of the Caldisalinibacter kiritimatiensis genome encodes these proteins:
- a CDS encoding HD-GYP domain-containing protein, with protein MNQFVLNLEDLRHGVRVAHLSVKIGEKMNLKNEDLKKIEIASIFHDIGKAYLDQNILNKPGRLDKEERIHIQKHVEYSCIEILKMNMENTKGIAKIIRYHHENFDGTGYPEKLKGKQIPIGSRIIRIADVYDALTFDRVYRNKLTHEQALKIMEEEKRYFDPILFSGFLKLFAKNSFPKIYANQKL; from the coding sequence ATGAATCAGTTTGTTCTGAATTTAGAAGATTTACGTCATGGGGTAAGAGTTGCACATTTGAGTGTTAAAATTGGGGAAAAAATGAATTTAAAAAATGAAGATTTAAAAAAAATAGAAATAGCATCTATATTTCACGATATCGGAAAAGCTTATTTAGATCAAAATATATTAAATAAACCTGGAAGATTAGATAAAGAAGAAAGAATACACATACAAAAACATGTAGAATATAGCTGTATAGAAATACTTAAAATGAATATGGAAAATACTAAGGGAATAGCTAAAATAATAAGATATCATCATGAAAATTTTGATGGCACAGGATATCCAGAAAAGCTAAAAGGCAAACAAATACCTATAGGTTCAAGAATTATTCGAATAGCTGATGTATATGATGCATTAACATTTGACAGAGTTTATAGAAATAAACTTACACATGAACAAGCATTAAAAATAATGGAAGAAGAAAAAAGATATTTTGATCCAATACTATTTAGTGGTTTTTTAAAGCTTTTTGCAAAAAACAGTTTTCCCAAAATATATGCTAACCAAAAACTGTAA